The nucleotide sequence GCATTAGAAAGATAAAACATATCTGCATAAATAGAAGTTCCAAACTTTGCGGCTATTACTTGCTCCCTAATAAAGCCCGAAAACCTGCTTAGTAATGATACTAATATAAAAAGAATCGCAATTAATGAAAAACCTTTCTTCACACTATCTCTTCTTTCTATTGTTATATATTATTAATGACACTTTTATAGATTTCGAAAAGTTTCTTCACCTGAAGATCAATAGAATTTTCTTCTACAGTTTTATGAGATGCTTTGATCATTCTTTGAAGTATATCATTATTTGTAAAAAGGTAGTCTATTTTTTCACTAATAGCATTTGCATTATTTACATTAACTAGATAACCATTTACGCCATCTTGTATTATTTCAGGAATTCCCCCAACTCTTGTAGCAATTACTGGGGTCTCACAACTAATGCTTTCTAAAGCTACTAAACCAAAACCTTCATTATAAGATGGCAATACAAATACATCTGCTATGTTGAACCAGTCAGAAACATCTCTTTTAGGTACTGAACCAATAATTCTTACTCTAGAAGCCAGTCCTTCAGTTAATTTATGAATCTTTTCTCTCTCTGGCCCATTTCCAACAATAATGAACATAGTATCATGTTTATCTGGGAATATTTTCATTAATTCAACAAAAGTATAAATACCTTTTTTCACCAGAAGATTCCCAACAAAAAGAATAACTTTTTTATTCATTTGAATATCGTATTTTTGACGTAATTCTTTATTATCTCGTGGATAAAAAAGTTCTCTATTCACACCGCAATTTACTGTATTTACCTTTTTAACATTTACTTCATAGTCACTAACGATACTATCCTTTAGATAATAGCTGACAGTCACTATCCTATCAGTATTGTTAAATATTCTTTTTAATATCCAATGTCCAACTGATGACTTAATATGTGCATCACTTCCATGAACAGTAATAACTACCTTTTTCCGCGTGAACCATTTAATTGGAAATACTAGTAATCCAGTTGGAAAAGCATAGTGTATATGAACTATATCAATATCTTCTGTAAATATTAGTCTAAGTGATTTTAAATAGAGAAGAACATATTTTAAGATTTTTTCAATTTTACTACCACCTTGTTTAGTATTAACGCTTAACTTTATAGATGTAGTTAACTTTTTCAGCTGATCTACTTGCTCCTTAACAAAAATCCCAAATTGAGGAGAATTCATACTAGGGTACATATTAGAGATTATTAATATCCTCATACTCAACCTCCTCTCGTTGTAACTAAAAATCTAATGAAAAATATCAGGAGCAAAAACATAATATGAATCGGATCTAAGAATCCACTATGAATAATATTCAAATTCATCACTAGCAAGTAACTATAAATAAGAATAGAAAATACATCTCGTTTTACCTTAAGGCATTTATAATAATATTGTAATAATGCACCTGTAAGGAACATACCGAAGATAATACCAAGTAATCCAAAATCAACATATAAACTTCCGAGGACTGAGGGTGTTATAGTATTTAAGGTTCCGTTAATATAACGAGTCCCAGTTAGTAGTCCCACGTATTGCCTAGCACTTAAATTGTCTCCAGGTAAAATTGATAAAAATGAAGAACTAATTACTTTTCCATAGTAGAAGTCTTGTAAATCCGGAACTTTACCCCTCAATTCATAAAAAATTTTAGGACCCTCTTGTACAGTTAATAATGCTGGAATTATAGGCTGAAGCAAGTTCATTTTTATAACAGATCCATACTTTTCTTGGAAAACCTCTGTCCCATCTCGTGCTACAATACGAAAGTATGAAAAAGAACCTAATATTATAAATAAAAGCAAGCAAATAATTAATATTTTTTTAATATTTATCCTTTGTATTAAATAATGTCTCATCAACAGCAAAATAATCAAAAATGTAAGAAGAGGTGTACGGTACCCTAGTAAAAATAATATGAATGCTGATAATCCAATCATTACATGAACAGTCAATCGATATTTACTTAATTTAATTGAACTAGCATAAAAAAGGATAGTACCTAGCCAATTCAAGAGTGCTAGATACATAAAATAAGAGCTTACATTGTGTCTTATTTCATTTTCTGCTTCTAGCATTGGTACTCCATAAGAAACAAAGATAACAACCGTAAAAACTAGTCCTACTATAAAAAGAGAAAAACCATACATTGCTAATAAATGATAGTTTATTTGTAATTCATTCATTTTTACTTTTATAATTTTCAGATATAGTCCACCTAATAAAAATGAAACTATACCAATTAAATAATACAAACCATTTTTAAAAAGGTAATCTACTCCTAAAAGTGGAAGAGATCCAATAAAAAAATACGCTAGATATACACCAGAATATGTTATTTCTGGTGAAAAAACATCAAACCTACTAAATAGATAGTTGGATGCAATGTTCAACATTAAATACGTTGCAACTAATCCTATACTTATAAGCATACTTTCCGGAAATAACACTGCACTTAAACCTATTACTATAGACAAAAAAATAATAACTATAACTGACCTCATTACAGGCAAACCCCTTCTACATTAACGTTCTACTAATTTTCCATGGAATCAGCATTTTAGGGATAGGCAACAAATTATTAAATAGTAATTGTTTACGAATAAGTAGAACTATACTCTTATCAGAATATAGTTCTTTTAACGGTAAAAGGAAAACTTTTCATAATATTAATAATCTTTATCAAAATTATTGATCGCATTACTGACAAACTTAATTTGTTCCTTTGTTAATTCTGGAAACAAAGGCAAAGATACGATATCATTTCCATATTTTTCAGCAACTGGATAAGTACCAATAGGAATCTCAAGTCCTTTATAAGCATTTGATAGATGCACTGGGATTGGGTAATGAATTCCGGTTTGAATTCCTTTATCATTTAAATAACTTATAAAAGCCTTCCTCCTCTTTGTACGAATCACATATAAATGAAATACATGGAGAGAATATTCAGCTTCTATAGGTTTAGTAACTTCAGGATTTCTAAGAAGATTATTATAAATCTCTGCATTTTTTCTACGCATCTTCGTCCACTCTTCAATGTACTTTAACTTTATTCGAAGAATAGCTGCCTGAACCCCGTCTAAACGGCTATTGTAACCAGGTACCTCGTGCACATATTTTTCAATACTACCATGTTGACTTAATAATCGAATTTTAGTCGCTAGATCTTGATTATGAGTTACAACAGCCCCGCCATCACCATAGGCTCCCAAGTTTTTACCTGGGTAAAAACTAAAACAAGCAATGTCGCCAATTGAACCAACTCTTTTACCTTTGTATTCAGCACCGTGCGCTTGTGCAGCATCCTCAACGACTTTTAGATTGTAGTTTTTGGCAATGTTCATGATTGGGTCCATATCAGCTGGTTGACCATATAAATGAACTGGTATAACTGCTCTTGTTTTTTCAGTAATTCTCTCTTCTATTTTTGTTACATCAATTGTATAGGTGCTTTTGTCACAGTCTACTAAAACTGGTGTTGCACCAACTGCAGAAATTGCTTCAACTGTTGCAATAAAAGTATTTGCTGCAGTTATGACCTCATCACCTTGTCCAACACCTAACGCTTTTAGCGCTAACCATAAAGCATCAGTTCCGTTTGCTACTCCCACACAGTATTGTGCTTGAGAGTAATTTGCAAATTCCTCTTCAAACTTTTGCACTTCGTCTCCACCAATAAATGCTGCTTGGCTAAATACCTTTTTCACCGCCGACATTACTTCATCTTCAATACTTTCATATTGTATTTTCAAATCTAAAAACGGAACAGTTACCATAAAGCCCACCTCTATACTAGTGTTGTTGTCTTTTTTTCTTTTTTAAATTTTAATAACTTATCTGTTAATCTTAAGACTTTTACAATTTTCAGTCCTTCATACCCATTACTATTTGACAACATTCCAGTATTAATACATTCGACGAAATGTTTTAGTTCAACATATAAAGCTTCTTTTTGATCTAAATCGATTGCTTTACCACTATCTTGATAATACTCATATTGCGCATGTGCTCGATCGTTTACTTGCATTACAACACTTTTTCTGTATAGTTTAACTTTTTCTATTGGTTCGACCTCATCATAAACAAGCATTCCATTTCTTCCTATTACTGAGAACTTTCGTACCTTTTCAGGGTGTAGCCAACTCAAATGAATATTTGCTTTAACGTTATTTTTATATGTTAAGTGTAGATAAGCACTATCCTCGTAATGAGGGTGAATATTGCAGTTTGCTTCTACATCTAGTTTATCAAGTTCAACATCACCCATTAGGTAATTAATAATCGATATATCATGCGGTGCCAAATCCCATATCACATTTGTATCACGTTGAAACAAGCCAAGGTTTAGTCTTTGAGAAGATACTTGTAAGACATCGCCAATTTCGCCAGAATCAATAATCTCTTTCATTTTACGAACAGCACCAGTATATACAAAAGTATGACCAGTCATTAAAGTTAATCCTTTTTGATCTGCTAGTGAACAAAGTACTTTTGATGATTCCACACTGTCAGTTAAAGGCTTTTCAACAAACACATGCTTCCCATGCTCTAGCGCTTCTTTAGCAAATCTAAAGTGAGTAGTTACAGGAGTAGCAATTAAAATCATGTCTACCTCTTCATCTTTTAAAAGCTGAGTATAATCATCGACTGTTAATACATAAGGATATTTATCTCTCATTTTTGCTAGATTAACCGGATCTAAGTCTGCAATATATTTTAACTTTACATCTTTAATAGCATCTAAATTTCTAATTAAATTTGGCCCCCAATATCCACACCCAATTACTCCTGCTGTTAACATCCAATTTCCCCCTTAGAAACCATTACCTAAAAACATAGCCAATGGTGTTTTTAATATGATTTTTATGTCGAGCCAAACAGATTGATTTCGCAAATAATAATTATCCAATTCTACCATTTCATTAAACGTTAAGGTATTTCTACCAGAGACTTGCCAAAGCCCTGTAATACCAGGTAAACCCCTTAATCTTTCTTTATGCCAAGCTTTATATTTATCAACTTCGTATTTCAAAGCAGGTCTCGGACCCACAATGCTCATTTCACCTTTTAAAACATTTATAAATTGTGGTATTTCATCGATGCTCGTCTTCCGAATTATCTTCCCAATAAAGGGAATAATTCTACTATCATTTGTGATTTTATAGACTACTTCGCCAGACTTGATTTGTGTTGTATTCAAAGACTCTCTAATCCAATGTTGTACATATTGTTGATGGAGAGAAGAATCATTATTCACGTGCATCGATCTAAACTTTAACATTTGGAATGCATTTCCATCTTTACCTATACGTTCTTGTTTAAAAAAAACAGGACCTTTAGACATTATTTTTATCATCACTGGTACAATTATGAATAATGGAAAAAAAAGAACAAGAAAAAATATAGAGCAAATTATATCTAACAGTCTTTTAGCCATTGTTAAGAAACCTCTTTTCACTCAACTTGGCCAACTACCTTTGCCGGATTACCAACAACTATCGCGTTTTGTGGTACATCTCTTGTAACAACACTCCCCGCCCCCACCATTGCATTCTCTCCAATGTTGATTCCGGGCAATATTGTCACACCAGACCCAATGGAAGCACCTCTTTTTACTGTTGTATATAGAACTTTCCAGTCATTATCCGTTTTAATTTCCCCACCCTTGGTAGTAGCTCTTGGGTACATATCATTAGTAAAAACAACATGATGCCCTATGAATACATTATCTTCTATAGTAATCCCCTCACAAAGAAAGGAGTGACTTGATATTTTACAACGGTCACCTATTACTACACCTTTTTGCACTTCTACAAAAGTACCGATTTTCGAATTATTTCCTATACTACAACCATATAAATTAGTGAAGTCATAAATTTTTACATTATCACCCAACTTAACATCAGGTGCAATATTCTTCATAAATCATTTCCCCTTTTTAACGGACACCTATGCCTCTGTATTTTATTCCATTAGCCTCAATTTTTTCTCGATTTAAAACATTACGACCATCTAAAATAACTTTTGCATTTTTAAGATTTTTAAAATCAAGGTCTTTATATTCATTGTGCAAAGCTTGTAAAATGACAACATCCACATTCTTAATCTCATCAAGTGGTAAAGCAGTTACACCATACTTTTCAATTTCTTCATTAGTAAAAAGTGGGTCATTTACAAATATATTTGCCCCCTTTTCTTTCAAAGCCTTAATCACAAGTAGTGTACTCGACTTCGTAGGCTCCTTCACATTTCCTCGAAATGCCAACCCTAGTATCAGTACATTTTGGTTAGAAACCGATCCAATCTCTTTTTCAATCAATTCTATAGCGTATTGTGACATGTTATCATTTACCTCTCGAGCTAGTGTGATTATTCCTTTACCCAGATCTCTATTAATGAAGAAATAAGGATATATAGGAATACAATGACCACCTACACCTATACCCGGCTCATGAATATTAGATAATGGCTCGCTATTTCCAGCGTACCTAACTTCTTTCATGTTAACACCTTTTTTTTCAGCATATATTGCTAATTCATTCGCTAGAGCTATATTAACATCGCGGTATACACACTCTGCAACCTTGGTAAACTCTGCTGTTTCCAAACTGCTTACTTTTATAACTTCACATTGAAGTGCTTTTTCATAAAAATCAGCGGCTAAGTTCAGACTCTTGTCATCAATTCCTCCTACAATTTTAGGGTAAGATTTCAGGTCACTTAATATCCTATTTGACTGCACACGTTCTGGACTATAGGCTAGTGAAAAGTTAATACCCATTTTCAATCCGGATTCTTCCTCCAACCTTTTACCCAGTCGGTTTCTAGTGTCACCAGTTGACAGTGTTGTTTCAATAATAACTAGTGTGTTTTCTTTTAATCCTTTACCAATTGACTCCATTGCAGCATCCATAAATTGATAATCAGTATCATTGTTTTCTTTTATCAAAATCGGAACGATTACCACTACAATTTCTGATTGTTGAACAGACTCTACTGTATTGGTGGTCGCCGTTAGAGTATTATTTTTAAAAGTTTGTTCTAAAAGATCTGACAAACCTGGTTCATTAACTATTGGTGAAATACCCTTGTTTACACTATCAACAACTGCCTCATTGATATCAACACCTCTTACAAAAAATCCACGATTGGCGAATTGAGCTGCTAATGTCAGTCCAATCTTCCCTAAACCTACAACTGTAACATTTTGCATATTAATGCCTCCATGTAATAAATGTATATAAATTCAACTCTGAATCCTATTTCATGTTAACTTATCGATAACAGCATACTGTTTTTGTTTCATAATTTCCCAGTTATAATCAACAAGAAAACTTTTAGCGTTAACAGCGTACTTCCTTGTATCTATATTTCCATTGACCACAAGTTTAATTTTGCTTGTTAAGTCTGCTAGGTTCCCTGGTTCGAAATACATTATCATCTCATCTGAGAAATAAGAGGATAGTGTGGGTAACTTTGAAGATATTATAGGAATTCCTAACGCAACATACTCCACTAATTTTGTTGGGAGTATATGTTTGGTAAAACCATCTAATCTATTAGGTACAATTGCTAGGTCTGCATCAGATATGAGTTTGTGGATTTTATCTACTGGGTATCTCTTTCCTTCGCAAAGTACTAAATCATGAACTCTTAGCTCTTTTATTAACTCTTGTAATTTTGTAACATAGTCGCCGTTACCATAAATATAAAATCTAACATCTCCTAGTTCTTCCCTAATACTAGACAAGGATCTTACAACTAAATCTATCCCATACCTTTCTACTACTGAACCATGATATACTATTTTAAATTTTTCTTTATTGTCGTCTAATAATTGCACCGTTGGTGAGGGAAATAATTTTGTATCAGGAACATTCATGATAACAGTAACTTTTTCAGGTTTAATTCCACGAGAAATTAAAATCGCCTTATAAGGATCATGCACTGTTATGATATGGTCAGAAAAACTCATACTAATTTTTTCTTCTAAATACAATAAAGATAACTTTAATCCTTTACCATTAAACTTAGTAGCAAATAAATCAGTCATTAAATCATGCATATCCAAAATAACCTTAGCACCCAATAGTTTAGGTATAATTGCTGTAAAAACCATAAAATTCGGCAATGTATGGACATAGATACAATGGTATCTTTTTTTACGATAAAGAAGTGTTAGAACTAATAACGCCCTGAAAAAAAAATGTAAATAACTTAAAAAATAACTTACTAGACCCTCTCCTCTATATCTTTTAACATTTAGGCCAATTGTATTTACGCCATTAACTTCAGCAATCCCTTCTTTATCCTTTAAACATATAACATCCACTTCATCTCCTCTTTCTACTAAAGCTTCAGCTTCCCTTCTTACCCTGGGATCAGATAAATAATGCGTGTAAGCAACCATGCATATTTTTTTCAAAAAAATCTACCTTTCTATACACAAAAATCAAGTGAACAAGTTTTATTAGTTCTAGCTATGATTTTATTATGTTTTTGTTCATTAGGTTCTTGAGATAATCAAAGAATTCAGTATTCATTTCTTCCCTCTGTAGTGCGAATTCTAAATTAGCCTTTAAAAAACCAATTTTATCCCCTACATCATATCTTCTCCCTATATATTCATATGCGTGCAATTTTCCTTGTAATGCTATCTCGTTCAGAGCGTCTGCAAGTTGAATCTCTCCACGTTCATCCGGTATTGTTTTATCTAACAAATCAAATATACTTGGCTCTAAGATATATTTTCCAATTACCGCTAAATCGGAAGGGGGTGTTTCCCTTGGCTTTTCTACTACTCTGTTTACAGCATAGACATTATCAAATGTTCTATCATATCCGATAACTCCATATTTTTTCAGATTCTCTGTTTCCACTTTTTGGACAGCTAACAGATTATGTTGGTGTTTATCGTATACACCTATCATTTGACTTAGACAAGGTACATCTGAGTCCACTAAATCATCACCAAGTAAAACTGCAAACGGTTCATCCCCAATAAAATTTCGAGCACACCATACAGCATGTCCTAATCCTTTTGGTTCTTTTTGCCTGATATAGTGAATGTCAGCTAAATTTGACGAGTATTGAACTCTTGCAAGTAAATCTAGCTTTCCTTTCTCCTCAAGATTACGCTCCAGCTCAGGAGAAGCATCGAAATGATCCTCAATCGCACGTTTCCCTTTACCAGTGACGATAATAATATCCTCAATACCAGAAGCCACAGCTTCTTCGACAATATATTGAATAGTAGGCTTGTCTACTATAGGTAACATTTCTTTCGGCATAGCTTTTGTCGCTGGCAAAAAACGGGTTCCTAAACCTGCTGCAGGAATGATTGCTTTTCTGATCTTTTTCATTTAAGACTCCTCCTATATCAAGTAGTGAATAAAATATCTAGTAAAAGAGTGAATCTAATGATTACTTCACAAAATTTATCTTTAATCAAAGCAACCCCAAAAACTTCTTCTTTTTTAACCTAGTAGGAACGTCTCCAATAACATTCCCACCTTGTATCAAGGTCTGCGCATTTTCCATAAAAAAGTAGACCATATTATTACCATAAGTCTTATCTATTTCATTAATTGATTCAGCCATACAAAATCCCCGTGAAGTTGTATTGTGGGCATCCGACGCAAGAAAGTGTGTAAGATTATGTTCAATTAGATCCTGAGAGAACCTCTGTATCTTTTTTCCGAATTTTCCGACTATACTAGCCGCTGTAATCTGCGTCAGAGTTCCTTTTTTAACTAACTCATACAGAATATTTGGATTTTCTATTAATTCCTTATTTCTCTCGGGGTGAACAATGATAGGCTTATATCCTTCTAGCTGTAAATCAAATAATAGTTGCTGAGTATAACGAGGTACATGATTGGATGGTAATTCCAAAAAGATATAACAACTTGTTTCATTTAAGCAAAGAAGCTGTCCATTCTTTATGCCTTCAACCATATCTCCACTTATGCGAGATTCTTGTCCTGATAAGACGGTTAATGGGATATCTTCCTCTTCCAACCTTTTATTTAGGCGATTTACTTCTATTAAAATATTATTTTTAGTGTTAGTATATTTTCCATTTTGGTGATGAGGGGTTGCAATTATAGTGTGAATACCATGCAATACGGCTTCTTTAGCCATTTGTACACTGTCAGCAGTATGTTTTGCACCGTCGTCTAAACCTGGAAGTATATGGCAATGAATATCAATCATATGGGTTCACTCCTACTAAAATTTTCGTTTTATCTGGTAAGATAGCACTAGTATAGCAGGAAGCTAATGTAGATGAAACGGTAAATTTACATAAAATTGGGAAATGATAGAATAACACTATGATTTTGCACTAATTCTTTCTATCGCAATTCTTTAGGCAAATCCCGATTTCATTCAATGGCTTTCACCACAGGAATAGGAGTTTTATCTTGATTTCATAATAATTTTGTTCCAAGTAAAGACTCCTACTCAAGGAGTCTAATTCGTACCATAGTAATAGTAGCTAGCTTTCTTCTGCTCACGGTCGTTTAAAACAGCACCTAACAACTTTGCTTTGGCTGGGTTTAAAAGCTCTTGAGCCTTCTGAGCTGCTTCATACTCTGTTTGCTTACTACGAACAACGAGCAACGCACCATCACATTGGTCAGCTAGTATTTGAGCATCCGTT is from Radiobacillus kanasensis and encodes:
- a CDS encoding sugar transferase, producing MAKRLLDIICSIFFLVLFFPLFIIVPVMIKIMSKGPVFFKQERIGKDGNAFQMLKFRSMHVNNDSSLHQQYVQHWIRESLNTTQIKSGEVVYKITNDSRIIPFIGKIIRKTSIDEIPQFINVLKGEMSIVGPRPALKYEVDKYKAWHKERLRGLPGITGLWQVSGRNTLTFNEMVELDNYYLRNQSVWLDIKIILKTPLAMFLGNGF
- a CDS encoding DegT/DnrJ/EryC1/StrS family aminotransferase, producing the protein MVTVPFLDLKIQYESIEDEVMSAVKKVFSQAAFIGGDEVQKFEEEFANYSQAQYCVGVANGTDALWLALKALGVGQGDEVITAANTFIATVEAISAVGATPVLVDCDKSTYTIDVTKIEERITEKTRAVIPVHLYGQPADMDPIMNIAKNYNLKVVEDAAQAHGAEYKGKRVGSIGDIACFSFYPGKNLGAYGDGGAVVTHNQDLATKIRLLSQHGSIEKYVHEVPGYNSRLDGVQAAILRIKLKYIEEWTKMRRKNAEIYNNLLRNPEVTKPIEAEYSLHVFHLYVIRTKRRKAFISYLNDKGIQTGIHYPIPVHLSNAYKGLEIPIGTYPVAEKYGNDIVSLPLFPELTKEQIKFVSNAINNFDKDY
- a CDS encoding Gfo/Idh/MocA family protein yields the protein MLTAGVIGCGYWGPNLIRNLDAIKDVKLKYIADLDPVNLAKMRDKYPYVLTVDDYTQLLKDEEVDMILIATPVTTHFRFAKEALEHGKHVFVEKPLTDSVESSKVLCSLADQKGLTLMTGHTFVYTGAVRKMKEIIDSGEIGDVLQVSSQRLNLGLFQRDTNVIWDLAPHDISIINYLMGDVELDKLDVEANCNIHPHYEDSAYLHLTYKNNVKANIHLSWLHPEKVRKFSVIGRNGMLVYDEVEPIEKVKLYRKSVVMQVNDRAHAQYEYYQDSGKAIDLDQKEALYVELKHFVECINTGMLSNSNGYEGLKIVKVLRLTDKLLKFKKEKKTTTLV
- a CDS encoding tyrosine-protein phosphatase — encoded protein: MIDIHCHILPGLDDGAKHTADSVQMAKEAVLHGIHTIIATPHHQNGKYTNTKNNILIEVNRLNKRLEEEDIPLTVLSGQESRISGDMVEGIKNGQLLCLNETSCYIFLELPSNHVPRYTQQLLFDLQLEGYKPIIVHPERNKELIENPNILYELVKKGTLTQITAASIVGKFGKKIQRFSQDLIEHNLTHFLASDAHNTTSRGFCMAESINEIDKTYGNNMVYFFMENAQTLIQGGNVIGDVPTRLKKKKFLGLL
- a CDS encoding acyltransferase → MKNIAPDVKLGDNVKIYDFTNLYGCSIGNNSKIGTFVEVQKGVVIGDRCKISSHSFLCEGITIEDNVFIGHHVVFTNDMYPRATTKGGEIKTDNDWKVLYTTVKRGASIGSGVTILPGINIGENAMVGAGSVVTRDVPQNAIVVGNPAKVVGQVE
- a CDS encoding glycosyltransferase, with amino-acid sequence MRILIISNMYPSMNSPQFGIFVKEQVDQLKKLTTSIKLSVNTKQGGSKIEKILKYVLLYLKSLRLIFTEDIDIVHIHYAFPTGLLVFPIKWFTRKKVVITVHGSDAHIKSSVGHWILKRIFNNTDRIVTVSYYLKDSIVSDYEVNVKKVNTVNCGVNRELFYPRDNKELRQKYDIQMNKKVILFVGNLLVKKGIYTFVELMKIFPDKHDTMFIIVGNGPEREKIHKLTEGLASRVRIIGSVPKRDVSDWFNIADVFVLPSYNEGFGLVALESISCETPVIATRVGGIPEIIQDGVNGYLVNVNNANAISEKIDYLFTNNDILQRMIKASHKTVEENSIDLQVKKLFEIYKSVINNI
- a CDS encoding nucleotide sugar dehydrogenase, encoding MQNVTVVGLGKIGLTLAAQFANRGFFVRGVDINEAVVDSVNKGISPIVNEPGLSDLLEQTFKNNTLTATTNTVESVQQSEIVVVIVPILIKENNDTDYQFMDAAMESIGKGLKENTLVIIETTLSTGDTRNRLGKRLEEESGLKMGINFSLAYSPERVQSNRILSDLKSYPKIVGGIDDKSLNLAADFYEKALQCEVIKVSSLETAEFTKVAECVYRDVNIALANELAIYAEKKGVNMKEVRYAGNSEPLSNIHEPGIGVGGHCIPIYPYFFINRDLGKGIITLAREVNDNMSQYAIELIEKEIGSVSNQNVLILGLAFRGNVKEPTKSSTLLVIKALKEKGANIFVNDPLFTNEEIEKYGVTALPLDEIKNVDVVILQALHNEYKDLDFKNLKNAKVILDGRNVLNREKIEANGIKYRGIGVR
- the galU gene encoding UTP--glucose-1-phosphate uridylyltransferase GalU, whose translation is MKKIRKAIIPAAGLGTRFLPATKAMPKEMLPIVDKPTIQYIVEEAVASGIEDIIIVTGKGKRAIEDHFDASPELERNLEEKGKLDLLARVQYSSNLADIHYIRQKEPKGLGHAVWCARNFIGDEPFAVLLGDDLVDSDVPCLSQMIGVYDKHQHNLLAVQKVETENLKKYGVIGYDRTFDNVYAVNRVVEKPRETPPSDLAVIGKYILEPSIFDLLDKTIPDERGEIQLADALNEIALQGKLHAYEYIGRRYDVGDKIGFLKANLEFALQREEMNTEFFDYLKNLMNKNIIKS
- a CDS encoding oligosaccharide repeat unit polymerase → MRSVIVIIFLSIVIGLSAVLFPESMLISIGLVATYLMLNIASNYLFSRFDVFSPEITYSGVYLAYFFIGSLPLLGVDYLFKNGLYYLIGIVSFLLGGLYLKIIKVKMNELQINYHLLAMYGFSLFIVGLVFTVVIFVSYGVPMLEAENEIRHNVSSYFMYLALLNWLGTILFYASSIKLSKYRLTVHVMIGLSAFILFLLGYRTPLLTFLIILLLMRHYLIQRINIKKILIICLLLFIILGSFSYFRIVARDGTEVFQEKYGSVIKMNLLQPIIPALLTVQEGPKIFYELRGKVPDLQDFYYGKVISSSFLSILPGDNLSARQYVGLLTGTRYINGTLNTITPSVLGSLYVDFGLLGIIFGMFLTGALLQYYYKCLKVKRDVFSILIYSYLLVMNLNIIHSGFLDPIHIMFLLLIFFIRFLVTTRGG
- a CDS encoding glycosyltransferase family 4 protein, encoding MKKICMVAYTHYLSDPRVRREAEALVERGDEVDVICLKDKEGIAEVNGVNTIGLNVKRYRGEGLVSYFLSYLHFFFRALLVLTLLYRKKRYHCIYVHTLPNFMVFTAIIPKLLGAKVILDMHDLMTDLFATKFNGKGLKLSLLYLEEKISMSFSDHIITVHDPYKAILISRGIKPEKVTVIMNVPDTKLFPSPTVQLLDDNKEKFKIVYHGSVVERYGIDLVVRSLSSIREELGDVRFYIYGNGDYVTKLQELIKELRVHDLVLCEGKRYPVDKIHKLISDADLAIVPNRLDGFTKHILPTKLVEYVALGIPIISSKLPTLSSYFSDEMIMYFEPGNLADLTSKIKLVVNGNIDTRKYAVNAKSFLVDYNWEIMKQKQYAVIDKLT